Proteins found in one Massilia sp. H6 genomic segment:
- a CDS encoding EscU/YscU/HrcU family type III secretion system export apparatus switch protein has translation MSGGGNKGRQNAVAIAYGSGDAAPRVVAKGQGLVAEQIMRRANEAGVFVHESKELVQLLMGVDLDREIPPALYRAIAELLAWLYHIESVQTPGAEKAPPPDPTPHLNLDDASNAGISKE, from the coding sequence ATGAGCGGCGGCGGCAACAAGGGGCGCCAGAACGCCGTCGCGATTGCCTATGGCAGCGGCGACGCCGCGCCAAGGGTGGTGGCCAAGGGCCAGGGCCTGGTGGCCGAGCAGATCATGCGCCGCGCCAATGAGGCCGGGGTGTTCGTGCACGAATCGAAAGAGCTGGTCCAGCTGCTGATGGGGGTGGATCTCGATCGCGAGATCCCTCCCGCGCTGTATCGGGCAATTGCGGAACTGTTGGCATGGCTATATCATATTGAGTCGGTGCAAACGCCTGGGGCAGAAAAAGCGCCTCCGCCGGACCCGACGCCCCACCTCAATCTGGACGACGCGTCGAACGCTGGTATCAGTAAAGAATGA
- a CDS encoding flagellar brake protein: protein MNNQELEDWHDYQVESRREIVALLRQIGEKRQLIRMLVKGEADVCVTSILEVDPDTNTMVLDRSIEPAQNERILAAGKVRCETSLDKIRILFNAGELRPCQFEGQPALRADIAPSLIRLQRRECYRMETPVSNPVRAIIPLAPKMVADTGVSSGVFPLHDISCGGIAILDNKLQLGTTIGQAFPNSRIELPEIGPVTVTLQLRNSLEVSMLNNKSHQRLGMQFVDLSRGGMAAVQRYITKLERERNARLAGLA from the coding sequence ATGAATAATCAGGAACTCGAAGACTGGCACGACTACCAGGTCGAGTCGCGCCGTGAAATCGTGGCGCTGCTGCGCCAGATCGGCGAGAAGCGCCAGCTGATCCGGATGCTGGTCAAGGGCGAGGCCGATGTCTGCGTCACCAGCATTCTCGAGGTCGATCCCGACACTAATACCATGGTGCTCGACCGCTCGATCGAGCCAGCGCAGAACGAGCGTATCCTCGCGGCCGGAAAGGTGCGCTGCGAAACCTCGCTCGACAAGATCCGTATCCTGTTCAACGCAGGTGAACTGCGTCCCTGCCAGTTCGAGGGCCAGCCGGCGCTGCGCGCCGACATTGCTCCAAGCCTGATCCGCCTGCAGCGCCGCGAGTGCTACCGGATGGAGACGCCGGTATCGAATCCGGTGCGCGCCATCATCCCGCTGGCGCCCAAGATGGTCGCCGACACCGGCGTGAGCAGCGGTGTGTTTCCGCTGCACGACATCAGTTGCGGCGGCATCGCCATCCTCGACAACAAGCTCCAGCTCGGCACCACGATCGGGCAGGCTTTCCCCAACAGCCGCATCGAGTTGCCCGAGATCGGTCCGGTAACGGTCACGCTGCAGCTGCGCAACTCGCTCGAGGTGAGCATGCTCAACAACAAGAGCCATCAGCGCCTCGGCATGCAATTTGTCGATCTCTCGCGCGGCGGCATGGCGGCAGTGCAACGCTACATCACCAAGCTCGAACGCGAACGCAATGCCCGCCTGGCGGGGCTGGCCTGA